TAAATTTGTAATCATCCACATACTTTGCCTCGCCTAGTGCCTTTGGAACAGCATCTACACGGCAAACTCTTTCTCCAACTTTTCCTGTTTGTTTTAATTCAGGAACCTCTAAGTTTTCTCTAAGCATTTTCGCAGCTAAAAGTATTCCATCTTCTATTTTAGCATATCCAGTACAACGACAGATATTAGTACGAATAGAATTTTTTACATCTTCTCTTGTTGGATCTGGGTTTTGGTTTATTAATGCCTTACCAGCTATAATCATTCCTGGAATACAGAAACCGCACTGTACAGCTCCTGCAGCTGCAAAAGCATAGGAATATACTTTTCTTTCTCTTTCAGTAAACCCTTCAATAGTTTGTACCTTTTTACCCTCAAGTTTTGAGAGCTTTTGTATGCAGGCACGGGTTGCCTTGCTATCTATAAGAACAGTACAAGTTCCGCAGGCACCTTCCTTACAACCGTCTTTTACTGAAGTTATATCAAGCTCTTCACGAAGGAAATCCATAAGAGCCATGTCTTTTTCATGTTGGTATTCCTTACCGTTTATATTAACTATAAACATTTTAGCTCACCTTCTCTCGTAAAATTGTTAATTTTTTCTAATTGTTCATCTGTTTTCTATAAACATACTTTCCCTTTGGTATATCTTCAACTAATTTTCCATCCTCAACTACTAATTCGCCATTAAGGAATACATGTTTAACTCTACCCCTTTGCTTAAAGCCTTCATAAGGTGTGTAATCTACATTTTGATGCTGCATTTCACAGGAAATCACACCTTCATATTTTGGATCCCAAATAACTATATCTGCATCACTGCCCAAGCTTATGGTTCCTTTTTGAGGGTACATTCCAAAAAGCCTTGCAGCTTTTTCAGAGGTAATCTCTACAAATTTATTTAAAGAAATTTTTTCAGCTGCCACCCCGTTTGTATAAAGAAGAGCCATTCTGTGCTCTACTCCTGGACCGCCATTAGGAATTTTCGAAAAATCATTTTTCCCTAGCTCCTTTTGTCCTTTATAGTTAAAGGAACAGTGGTCAGTAGCTGTTGTTTCTATATCCCCTTCTGCAAGTCCCTTCCATAAAGCCTCCTGATCTGGTTCCTTTCGAAGCGGCGGGGACATAACGTACTTAGCACCATTGAATTCATCTTGTTCTGTGCCTTCATAGCTCTTGTCATTTAAAAGAAGATATTGAGGACAAGTTTCTGCGTATACCTTAACCCCTCTTAATCTAGCTTCTTTTATAGCCTCAAGTCCAGCCTTTGAGCTTAGATGAACTACATACACAGGAGCACCAGCTATTTCTGCTATATTAAGAACTCTTGTAATTGCTTCTTTTTCCAAGCTTACGGGTCTTGTCAAGGAATGATATTTTGGTGCTGTTTGTCCTTCTCTTACCGCCTTGTTAACAAGAAGCTCTATTATGTCTCCGTTTTCGCAATGAAAGCCTATTAGCGCTCCTACTTCTTTGGATCTTTCCAAAGCTTCATATATGGCTCCGTCATCTACCTGCAGAGTTTTCTTATATGCCATATACATTTTGAAGGAGGTTATGCCTTCCTCTTTCATAGCTTCCATTTCAGAAGCTGTTGTCTTGTTCCAGTCCGTTATAGCCATATGAAACCCATAATTGCAATAGGACTTGTTATCTGCCTTACCGTGCCAAACCTTTACCGCTTCCTTTAAGGTCTTTCCTTTATCCTGAGTAGCAAAATCTATAATTGTAGTTGTACCGCCAATAAGGGCAGCCTTTGTACCAGTAGCAAAATCATCCGCAGTCACTGTGCTTCCCACATCTAAATCAAAATGAGTGTGAGGATCTATACCGCCTGGAAATATGAAGTTTCCTTCTGCTTTTATAACTCTATGCTTT
The genomic region above belongs to Clostridium swellfunianum and contains:
- the hydA gene encoding dihydropyrimidinase, yielding MGVILQGGTVVTSEKTLKVDVLIEDGKIAEMGENIEIGKHRVIKAEGNFIFPGGIDPHTHFDLDVGSTVTADDFATGTKAALIGGTTTIIDFATQDKGKTLKEAVKVWHGKADNKSYCNYGFHMAITDWNKTTASEMEAMKEEGITSFKMYMAYKKTLQVDDGAIYEALERSKEVGALIGFHCENGDIIELLVNKAVREGQTAPKYHSLTRPVSLEKEAITRVLNIAEIAGAPVYVVHLSSKAGLEAIKEARLRGVKVYAETCPQYLLLNDKSYEGTEQDEFNGAKYVMSPPLRKEPDQEALWKGLAEGDIETTATDHCSFNYKGQKELGKNDFSKIPNGGPGVEHRMALLYTNGVAAEKISLNKFVEITSEKAARLFGMYPQKGTISLGSDADIVIWDPKYEGVISCEMQHQNVDYTPYEGFKQRGRVKHVFLNGELVVEDGKLVEDIPKGKYVYRKQMNN